A part of Myxococcus landrumus genomic DNA contains:
- a CDS encoding aldo/keto reductase gives MEQHVFGSTGKHVPVLGQGTWQMEGDDREEAIRSLRAGLDLGLTHVDTAELYGRGRVEELIVSEAIAGRREEVFLVSKVMPSNASYAGTLAACERSLKNLRTDWLDCYLLHWPGSHPLEETVRAFEKLVADGKIRSWGVSNFSVADLEELLSLTKPGRIACNQVLYHLEERAIEHTVLPWCEERGIAVVGYSPFGNGNFPRPDSEGGKVLADIARAHSATPRQVALQFLVRRPSLFAIPKSSRVAHLKDNAAASMLELSADDLGRIDAAFPLGPYTDDLPML, from the coding sequence ATGGAGCAGCACGTCTTCGGTAGTACCGGGAAGCATGTCCCCGTCCTGGGGCAAGGGACGTGGCAGATGGAGGGCGATGACCGCGAGGAGGCCATTCGTTCACTCCGCGCGGGGTTGGACCTGGGCCTCACCCATGTGGACACCGCGGAGCTGTATGGCCGGGGCCGCGTGGAGGAGCTCATCGTGTCCGAGGCCATCGCGGGCCGCAGGGAAGAGGTCTTCCTCGTGTCGAAGGTGATGCCTTCCAACGCGTCCTACGCGGGCACGCTCGCCGCCTGCGAGAGGAGCCTGAAGAACCTGCGCACCGACTGGCTGGACTGCTACCTGCTGCATTGGCCCGGCTCGCATCCGCTGGAGGAGACGGTGCGCGCCTTCGAGAAGCTGGTGGCGGATGGAAAGATTCGCTCGTGGGGTGTGAGCAACTTCTCGGTGGCGGACCTGGAGGAGCTGCTGTCGCTCACGAAGCCCGGGCGCATCGCCTGCAACCAGGTGCTCTACCACCTGGAAGAGCGCGCCATCGAACACACGGTGCTGCCCTGGTGCGAGGAACGTGGCATCGCGGTGGTGGGCTACAGCCCCTTCGGCAACGGGAACTTTCCTCGGCCCGACAGTGAGGGCGGGAAGGTGCTGGCGGATATCGCTCGCGCCCACAGCGCCACGCCTCGCCAGGTGGCGCTCCAGTTCCTCGTGCGCAGGCCGTCGTTGTTCGCGATTCCGAAGTCGAGCCGCGTGGCCCACCTGAAGGACAACGCCGCCGCGTCGATGCTGGAGTTGTCCGCGGATGACCTGGGGCGCATCGACGCCGCGTTCCCGCTGGGGCCCTACACGGACGACCTGCCGATGCTGTGA
- a CDS encoding ABC transporter ATP-binding protein, whose translation MTLRRLLTLARPELPTLVVGTLFLFISSAATLAFPRAIGDLVDEALGARSRERLDTIALVMFCVFVVQGLAMALRAYLFSTAGERVVTRLRKRLFQSLLSQEVAFFDERRTGELTSRLASDTSVLQNTVTTNISMTLRYTLQALGGVVLLFFTSPRLTLVMLAIIPGVAIGAVVYGRRVRVLSRQVQDALAASSEVAEEDLSGIRTVRSFAAESHEVERYGAAVDRALELAKTRARQSAVFMGIASIAMYGSTAAMLWYGGRLVVDGALSVGALTSFLIYTSMVALSLSAVAEVWADFMRASGAAERVFELVDREPAIPSGGQTLASVKGHVEFRSVRFSYPTRSDVPVLQGMDLEMRPGEVVAVVGPSGAGKSTLASLLSRFYDPQGGAVLLDGHPLTSLEPEWLRRNIGMVAQEPQLFSCSIADNIRYARPDATQEEVEEAARAANAHDFIQRFPEGYATPVGERGVQLSGGQKQRVAIARAVLKDPRLLILDEATSALDAESEHLVKDALERLMKGRTTLIIAHRLSTVANVDRVLVLEGGRIVQSGTHTSLMGQEGLYRRLVERQFVAA comes from the coding sequence TTGACGTTGCGCCGCCTGCTCACGCTGGCGAGGCCCGAGCTTCCCACGCTTGTCGTGGGCACGCTCTTTCTGTTCATCAGCAGCGCGGCCACCCTCGCCTTTCCCCGGGCCATCGGAGACCTCGTCGATGAAGCGCTCGGCGCTCGCAGCCGTGAGCGCCTGGACACCATCGCCCTGGTGATGTTCTGCGTCTTCGTCGTGCAGGGTCTGGCCATGGCTTTGCGCGCCTATCTCTTCAGCACCGCGGGCGAGCGCGTCGTGACGCGGTTGCGCAAGCGCCTGTTCCAGAGCCTGCTGTCCCAAGAGGTCGCATTCTTCGACGAGCGTCGCACCGGAGAGCTCACCAGTCGACTGGCCTCCGACACCAGCGTCCTGCAGAACACCGTCACGACCAACATCTCCATGACGCTGCGCTACACCCTCCAGGCGCTGGGCGGCGTGGTGCTCCTCTTCTTCACGTCCCCGCGCCTCACGCTGGTGATGCTCGCCATCATCCCCGGGGTGGCCATTGGCGCGGTGGTGTATGGCCGGCGCGTTCGCGTCCTGTCGCGTCAGGTGCAGGACGCGCTCGCCGCCTCCAGCGAGGTGGCCGAAGAGGACCTCTCCGGCATCCGCACCGTGCGCTCCTTCGCCGCGGAGAGCCACGAGGTGGAGCGCTACGGCGCGGCGGTGGACCGGGCGCTCGAGCTCGCGAAGACACGCGCGCGACAGTCCGCGGTGTTCATGGGCATCGCCTCCATCGCCATGTATGGCTCCACCGCGGCCATGCTCTGGTACGGCGGCCGGCTGGTGGTGGACGGAGCGCTCAGCGTGGGCGCGCTCACCTCGTTCCTCATCTACACATCGATGGTCGCGCTCTCCTTGAGCGCCGTCGCGGAGGTGTGGGCGGACTTCATGCGCGCCAGCGGCGCCGCCGAGCGCGTCTTCGAGCTGGTGGACCGCGAGCCCGCCATCCCCTCCGGGGGACAGACGCTGGCCTCGGTGAAGGGCCACGTGGAGTTCCGCAGCGTGCGCTTCTCCTACCCCACGCGCTCGGATGTGCCCGTGCTCCAGGGCATGGACCTGGAGATGCGGCCCGGTGAAGTGGTCGCCGTCGTCGGCCCCTCTGGCGCGGGCAAGTCCACGCTCGCCTCGCTCCTGTCGCGCTTCTACGACCCGCAGGGCGGCGCGGTGCTCCTGGACGGACACCCGCTCACCTCGCTCGAGCCCGAGTGGCTGCGGCGCAACATCGGCATGGTCGCGCAGGAGCCCCAGCTCTTCTCCTGCTCCATCGCGGACAACATCCGCTATGCCCGGCCGGACGCCACGCAGGAGGAAGTGGAAGAGGCCGCGCGCGCCGCCAACGCCCACGACTTCATCCAGCGCTTCCCGGAGGGCTACGCCACGCCCGTCGGAGAGCGCGGCGTGCAGCTCTCCGGTGGACAGAAGCAGCGCGTGGCCATCGCCCGCGCCGTGTTGAAGGACCCTCGCCTGCTCATCCTCGACGAGGCCACCAGCGCCTTGGACGCGGAGAGCGAGCACCTGGTGAAGGACGCGCTGGAGCGGCTGATGAAAGGTCGCACCACGCTCATCATCGCGCACCGCTTGTCCACGGTGGCCAACGTGGACCGCGTGCTCGTGCTGGAAGGAGGCCGCATCGTCCAGAGCGGCACCCACACAAGCCTCATGGGCCAGGAGGGCCTGTACCGCAGGCTGGTGGAACGGCAGTTCGTCGCGGCCTGA
- a CDS encoding CTP synthase — protein sequence MRSKKTKFIFVTGGVVSSLGKGLASASIGALLENRGLAVTLLKLDPYINVDPGTMSPFQHGEVFVTEDGGETDMDLGHYERFTNARMSRLNNFTSGRIYHAVIMKERRGEYLGKTVQVIPHVTDEIKASIRQAAQDADVVIVEVGGTVGDIESLPFLEAIRQMRYDVGSQNAVYVHLTLLPYIGAAGEVKTKPTQHSVMKLREIGIQPDFLVCRTDREVSRELKDKIAMFCNVDTGNVFTSPDVRSIYELPLELHRQGLDDRLAEVLNIWSRAPHLERWENILRKVYEPARGQVQVAIVGKYVNLTESYKSLNEALLHGGIANDVKVNLHFVDSQDVEAQGAEKLLAGVDAILVPGGFGVRGTEGKIAAVRYAREKKIPFFGICLGLQMAVVEFSRGVLGLTTANSLEFSEHTPHPVVTLMESQVSVQDKGGTMRLGSYACALKPGTRAHQLYGQDLIQERHRHRYEVNNAYRGRLQEAGLVISGHNPELNLVEMIELSDHPYFVGCQFHPEFKSKPFAPHPLFSGFIKAALDQRDATAGQVRA from the coding sequence ATGCGCTCCAAGAAAACCAAGTTCATTTTCGTGACGGGCGGAGTGGTCAGCTCCCTCGGCAAGGGCCTCGCCTCGGCCTCTATTGGCGCCCTGCTGGAGAATCGCGGCCTCGCCGTCACCCTGCTGAAGCTGGACCCGTACATCAACGTGGATCCGGGCACGATGAGCCCGTTCCAGCATGGCGAAGTGTTCGTCACCGAGGATGGTGGCGAGACGGACATGGACCTGGGCCACTACGAGCGCTTCACGAACGCTCGCATGAGCCGCCTCAACAACTTCACCTCCGGCCGCATCTACCACGCCGTCATCATGAAGGAGCGGCGCGGCGAGTACCTGGGCAAGACGGTGCAGGTGATTCCGCACGTCACCGACGAAATCAAGGCGAGCATCCGCCAGGCGGCCCAGGACGCGGACGTGGTGATTGTGGAGGTCGGCGGCACGGTGGGCGACATCGAGTCGCTGCCGTTCCTCGAGGCCATCCGTCAGATGCGCTACGACGTGGGCAGCCAGAACGCCGTCTACGTGCACCTGACGCTCCTGCCGTACATCGGCGCCGCGGGCGAGGTGAAGACCAAGCCCACGCAGCACTCGGTGATGAAGCTGCGCGAGATTGGCATCCAGCCCGACTTCCTCGTGTGCCGCACGGACCGCGAGGTGTCGCGCGAGCTCAAGGACAAGATCGCCATGTTCTGCAACGTGGACACGGGCAACGTGTTCACCTCGCCAGACGTGCGCAGCATCTACGAGCTGCCGCTGGAGCTGCACCGCCAGGGCCTGGATGATCGCCTCGCGGAGGTGCTCAACATCTGGAGCCGCGCGCCGCACCTGGAGCGCTGGGAGAACATCCTGCGCAAGGTGTACGAGCCCGCGCGTGGCCAGGTGCAGGTGGCCATCGTCGGCAAGTACGTGAATCTCACGGAGAGCTACAAGAGCCTCAACGAGGCCCTCTTGCACGGCGGCATCGCCAACGACGTGAAGGTGAACCTGCACTTCGTGGACAGCCAGGACGTGGAGGCGCAAGGGGCGGAGAAGCTGCTCGCCGGCGTGGACGCCATCCTGGTGCCCGGCGGGTTCGGCGTGCGGGGCACCGAGGGAAAAATCGCGGCGGTGCGCTACGCGCGTGAGAAGAAGATTCCCTTCTTCGGCATCTGCCTGGGCCTCCAGATGGCGGTGGTGGAGTTCAGCCGGGGCGTGCTGGGCCTGACGACGGCCAACAGCCTGGAGTTCAGCGAACACACGCCCCACCCCGTCGTGACGCTGATGGAGAGCCAGGTGTCGGTGCAGGACAAGGGCGGCACGATGCGCCTGGGCAGCTACGCCTGCGCGCTGAAGCCCGGCACGCGCGCGCACCAGCTCTACGGACAGGACCTCATCCAGGAGCGCCACCGTCACCGCTACGAAGTGAACAACGCCTACCGAGGGCGTCTGCAGGAGGCGGGGCTGGTCATCTCCGGCCACAATCCGGAGCTGAACCTGGTGGAGATGATTGAGTTGTCGGACCACCCGTACTTTGTTGGGTGCCAGTTCCACCCCGAGTTCAAGAGCAAGCCCTTCGCCCCTCACCCTCTCTTCTCCGGCTTCATCAAGGCCGCGCTGGACCAGCGCGACGCCACGGCCGGCCAGGTGCGCGCATGA
- the kdsA gene encoding 3-deoxy-8-phosphooctulonate synthase translates to MSASSSLPITLCGHKVGPGQKLFVIAGPDSIESEEMALKHAHLLKGITSRLGVPYAFKCSYDKANRTSGKSFRGPGLREGLRILARIRDEVGVPVLTDVHETSHVGPASEVVDIIQIPAFLCRQTDLVEAVARTGKGVNLKKGQFVAPKDIVHSARKAFEAGNPNVLVTERGSSFGYNNLVVDMRGFAQMREAGLAVCFDATHSVQLPSAGNGETAGERKFVSLLARSAAAAGIDALFTEVHEDPDRALCDGPCSLNPQMFEDVVRNVLNIRRVLGHEPS, encoded by the coding sequence ATGAGCGCCAGCAGCAGCCTTCCCATCACCCTGTGTGGCCACAAGGTCGGCCCGGGTCAGAAGCTTTTTGTCATTGCCGGCCCGGACAGCATCGAGTCCGAGGAAATGGCCCTGAAACATGCTCACTTGCTCAAGGGCATCACCAGCCGGCTGGGCGTGCCCTACGCCTTCAAGTGCTCCTACGACAAGGCCAACCGGACGAGCGGGAAGTCCTTCCGAGGCCCGGGTCTCCGGGAAGGGCTGCGCATTCTAGCGCGTATCAGGGATGAAGTGGGCGTCCCGGTCCTCACGGACGTCCATGAAACCAGCCACGTAGGCCCTGCCTCGGAAGTTGTGGATATCATCCAGATACCGGCGTTCCTGTGCCGGCAGACAGACCTGGTGGAGGCCGTGGCTCGCACGGGCAAGGGCGTGAATTTGAAGAAGGGACAATTCGTGGCCCCCAAGGACATCGTCCACTCGGCGCGCAAGGCGTTCGAGGCGGGCAACCCCAACGTGCTCGTCACGGAGCGGGGCTCGTCCTTTGGCTACAACAACCTGGTTGTCGACATGCGTGGCTTCGCGCAGATGCGCGAGGCGGGCCTGGCCGTGTGCTTTGACGCCACGCACTCCGTGCAGCTGCCCAGCGCGGGCAACGGAGAGACGGCGGGTGAGCGGAAGTTCGTCTCGCTGCTCGCGCGCTCCGCCGCGGCCGCCGGCATCGATGCCTTGTTCACCGAAGTCCACGAGGACCCTGACCGTGCCCTGTGTGACGGTCCGTGCTCCCTCAATCCACAGATGTTCGAGGACGTGGTACGAAATGTGCTGAACATCCGCCGGGTGTTGGGACACGAGCCCAGCTGA
- a CDS encoding KdsC family phosphatase, with protein sequence MPTEALSKPGKEELTSRAARVRLLVFDVDGVLTDGGLYYGDGGELMKRFDVKDGHALVMARLSGLPAAILTARTSGIVEARGRELGLAAVFQGRKDKGVALDELLRQLDVPPDECAYMGDDHNDLAPLSKVGLSACPADAVPEVRQEVHFVTHSPGGRGAARELVELVLKSRGRWDEAVGLMRGTDGRSAQRG encoded by the coding sequence ATGCCGACGGAAGCACTTTCCAAGCCGGGAAAGGAAGAGCTGACGTCCCGCGCGGCACGCGTGCGGCTGCTTGTCTTTGACGTGGACGGGGTGCTCACCGACGGCGGCCTGTATTACGGCGACGGCGGGGAGCTGATGAAGCGCTTCGATGTGAAGGATGGCCACGCCCTGGTCATGGCCCGACTGTCGGGCCTGCCCGCCGCCATCCTCACCGCCCGCACCTCAGGCATCGTGGAGGCACGCGGGCGGGAGCTGGGCCTGGCGGCTGTGTTTCAAGGCCGCAAGGACAAGGGTGTCGCACTGGACGAGCTGCTCCGGCAGTTGGATGTCCCCCCGGACGAATGTGCCTACATGGGGGATGACCACAACGACCTGGCCCCACTCTCCAAGGTGGGCTTGTCCGCGTGTCCCGCGGATGCTGTTCCCGAGGTGCGTCAGGAGGTCCACTTCGTCACCCACAGCCCAGGCGGCCGAGGCGCCGCTCGGGAGCTCGTGGAGCTGGTTCTCAAGTCCCGTGGTCGTTGGGACGAGGCCGTGGGTCTGATGAGGGGGACTGATGGACGCAGTGCGCAGAGAGGTTGA
- a CDS encoding response regulator, which produces MGSGMMQQEGSTAMTDQLYTTHDISRLLQVDPSTVSKWIDRGILMAFRTPGGHRRVRSADLRTFLITHQMPVPEELGSGTVRLLVVDDERAVLDAIKRAFKPFAAQVELQTTTSGVEALLLVSEQKPHGMIIDLNMPDIDGLEVCRRIRQRKQMEGVRLITMTSVHTADVVEQSKQAGALACLAKPLDVQQVLELFRVPISLSAKR; this is translated from the coding sequence ATGGGCAGCGGAATGATGCAGCAAGAGGGGAGTACGGCGATGACGGACCAGCTCTACACGACGCACGACATCAGTCGTTTGCTTCAGGTGGATCCGTCCACGGTGAGCAAGTGGATTGACCGGGGCATCCTGATGGCCTTCAGGACACCGGGCGGCCACCGCCGGGTGCGGTCCGCGGACCTGCGCACGTTCCTCATCACCCACCAGATGCCGGTTCCCGAGGAGCTGGGCAGCGGCACGGTGCGCCTGCTGGTGGTGGACGACGAGCGCGCGGTGCTGGACGCCATCAAGCGCGCGTTCAAGCCCTTCGCCGCGCAGGTGGAGCTGCAGACGACGACGAGCGGCGTGGAGGCCCTGCTGCTGGTGTCCGAGCAGAAGCCGCACGGCATGATCATCGACCTCAACATGCCGGACATCGACGGCCTCGAGGTCTGCCGCCGCATCCGTCAGCGCAAGCAGATGGAGGGCGTGCGCCTCATCACCATGACGTCCGTGCACACCGCCGACGTGGTGGAGCAGTCGAAGCAGGCCGGCGCCCTGGCGTGCCTGGCCAAGCCGCTGGATGTGCAGCAGGTGCTGGAGCTGTTCCGCGTGCCCATCTCGCTCAGCGCCAAGCGCTGA
- a CDS encoding Hsp20/alpha crystallin family protein — protein sequence MQSRNPFNSAVVVNPLMRDFDALFRELGQPGFFRQAPRERAPAADILESEAGITLHLDIPGVDAKDIQVTVERDVLTVKAERKAQPLAEGVNVRRQERAQGGFTRSFSLPETVDATQVEARYEQGVLTLTLPRREESKPRVIEVKVQS from the coding sequence ATGCAAAGCCGCAACCCGTTCAACTCCGCCGTGGTGGTGAACCCCCTGATGCGCGACTTCGACGCGCTCTTCCGCGAGCTGGGGCAGCCCGGCTTCTTCCGTCAGGCGCCTCGCGAGCGCGCGCCGGCGGCCGACATTCTCGAGTCCGAGGCGGGCATCACCCTGCACCTCGACATCCCGGGGGTGGACGCGAAGGACATCCAGGTGACGGTGGAGCGCGACGTGCTCACCGTGAAGGCGGAGCGCAAGGCGCAGCCCTTGGCCGAGGGCGTCAACGTGCGACGCCAGGAGCGCGCCCAGGGTGGATTCACGCGCTCGTTCTCCCTGCCGGAGACCGTGGACGCCACCCAGGTGGAGGCGCGCTACGAGCAAGGCGTGTTGACGCTGACACTGCCCCGGCGTGAGGAATCCAAGCCCCGCGTCATCGAGGTCAAGGTCCAGAGCTGA
- a CDS encoding CPXCG motif-containing cysteine-rich protein, producing MQPFAEAAVLQCPYCGEQVEVDVDPIGATDERYIEDCPVCCRPWTVHVARAEEAVGVTLGREDD from the coding sequence ATGCAACCCTTCGCGGAAGCCGCTGTCCTGCAGTGCCCCTATTGCGGCGAACAGGTGGAGGTCGACGTGGACCCCATCGGCGCCACCGACGAGCGCTACATCGAGGACTGTCCGGTGTGCTGCCGTCCCTGGACGGTCCACGTCGCCCGCGCCGAGGAGGCTGTTGGCGTCACCCTGGGCCGCGAGGACGACTGA
- a CDS encoding general secretion pathway protein GspE, which yields MASPSRNRIGDILVKARVIDDLQLRSALATFDQWGGRLSRIVADLGLASEDIVTEAICQGLGMQRVQLGNITRDAGALARVDITMAEQKGVFPVSLKDNGKTLVLAMADPTDLATLDQVAQRSRARVVPMVAGEREIEHAILRHYRNQEPVISTRFNPSRNTSAETQAPVDEPEDEFKVVDMSGKTVVKRIADIVPPDSPATAPAPRPAEKPAPAAAAGSSAADILDEILTGGAPSSEWTEDDLQRLQTLQQNQEKSSKILRALLELLLEKNQLQQRELAARMRL from the coding sequence ATGGCTTCTCCTTCCCGCAATCGCATTGGCGACATCCTCGTCAAGGCCCGCGTCATCGACGACCTTCAGCTGCGCAGCGCCCTGGCCACTTTTGACCAGTGGGGAGGGCGGCTGTCGCGCATCGTCGCGGACCTGGGGTTGGCCAGCGAGGACATCGTCACCGAGGCCATCTGCCAGGGCCTGGGGATGCAGCGGGTGCAGTTGGGCAACATCACGCGCGACGCGGGAGCACTGGCGCGCGTGGACATCACGATGGCGGAGCAGAAGGGCGTCTTCCCGGTGTCGCTCAAGGACAACGGCAAGACGCTGGTGCTGGCCATGGCGGACCCCACGGACCTGGCCACCCTGGACCAGGTGGCGCAGCGCAGCCGTGCGCGGGTGGTGCCCATGGTCGCGGGCGAGCGCGAAATCGAGCACGCGATTCTGCGCCACTATCGCAATCAAGAGCCCGTCATCAGCACGCGTTTCAACCCTTCGCGAAACACGTCCGCTGAAACACAGGCACCTGTCGACGAGCCGGAGGACGAGTTCAAGGTCGTCGACATGAGCGGCAAGACGGTGGTCAAGCGCATCGCCGACATCGTCCCGCCCGACTCCCCCGCCACCGCGCCCGCGCCGCGCCCCGCGGAGAAGCCCGCGCCGGCCGCGGCGGCGGGCTCGAGCGCGGCGGACATCCTGGATGAAATCCTGACCGGCGGCGCGCCCTCCTCCGAGTGGACCGAGGATGATTTGCAGCGGCTGCAGACGCTCCAACAGAACCAGGAGAAGAGCTCCAAGATTCTGCGGGCCCTGCTGGAGCTGCTGCTGGAGAAGAACCAGCTCCAGCAGCGCGAGCTGGCCGCGAGGATGCGGCTGTAG
- the serB gene encoding phosphoserine phosphatase SerB, which translates to MTSTSSGCLLVTVTGKDHPSITSRFTGLLAQAGAELLDVEQVVVQGRLTLCLLVRLPDTRGVPKELLFAARELGVALDFQAVESPEAAESPVAARYVVTAVGRALGARELHSLTSHLSEQGALVERIVRLTHTHLGSVELHVTLPPAVDPEALKRSLLALSMRDNTFDVALQRESLFRRSKRMVVMDMDSTLIRIEVIDELARAYGVGEQVSRITERAMHGEMDYDESLRQRVSLLAGLDVSVLRELAANLPLTEGAETLVKVLKRLGYRTAVISGGFSVAAEALKARLGIDHAFSNVLEEADGKLTGRTVGPIVNARRKAELLEQLANQEGILLEQVIAVGDGANDLLMLERAGLGIAFRAKPRLREAADTSISAGGLDTILYLLGLTGRELQEVS; encoded by the coding sequence ATGACCTCGACTTCATCTGGTTGCCTGCTCGTCACCGTCACGGGCAAGGACCATCCTTCCATCACCTCGCGCTTCACCGGCCTGCTGGCGCAGGCGGGCGCGGAGCTGCTCGACGTGGAGCAGGTGGTGGTGCAGGGCCGCCTCACGTTGTGCCTGCTCGTCCGCCTGCCCGACACACGCGGCGTCCCCAAGGAGCTGCTCTTCGCCGCTCGGGAGCTGGGCGTGGCGCTCGACTTCCAGGCGGTGGAGTCGCCGGAGGCCGCCGAGAGTCCCGTGGCGGCTCGCTATGTCGTCACCGCCGTGGGCCGCGCGTTGGGCGCTCGCGAGCTTCACTCGCTGACGTCGCACCTGTCCGAGCAGGGCGCTCTCGTCGAGCGCATCGTCCGGCTCACGCACACGCACCTGGGCTCGGTGGAGCTGCATGTCACGTTGCCTCCCGCGGTAGACCCGGAGGCGCTGAAGCGCTCGCTGCTGGCGCTGTCCATGCGCGACAACACCTTCGACGTGGCGCTGCAGCGCGAGAGCTTGTTCCGCCGCAGCAAGCGGATGGTGGTGATGGACATGGACTCCACGCTCATCCGCATCGAGGTCATCGACGAGCTCGCGCGGGCGTATGGCGTGGGAGAACAGGTGTCTCGCATCACCGAGCGCGCCATGCACGGTGAGATGGACTACGACGAGTCCTTGCGCCAGCGCGTGTCGCTGCTGGCGGGGCTGGACGTGTCGGTGCTGCGTGAACTCGCGGCGAACCTGCCGCTGACGGAGGGCGCGGAGACGCTGGTGAAGGTGCTCAAGCGCCTGGGCTATCGCACCGCGGTCATCAGCGGCGGCTTCTCCGTGGCGGCCGAGGCACTCAAGGCCCGGCTCGGCATCGACCATGCCTTCTCCAACGTGCTCGAGGAGGCGGATGGAAAGCTCACCGGCCGCACCGTGGGACCCATCGTCAACGCGCGCCGCAAGGCGGAGCTGCTCGAGCAGCTGGCGAATCAGGAAGGCATCCTGCTGGAGCAAGTCATCGCGGTGGGCGATGGCGCCAATGACTTGCTGATGCTGGAGCGCGCGGGATTGGGAATTGCCTTCCGCGCCAAGCCCCGGCTTCGAGAAGCCGCTGATACATCGATATCAGCCGGCGGCCTGGACACCATCCTCTACCTCCTGGGGCTCACCGGACGTGAGCTCCAGGAAGTGAGCTGA
- a CDS encoding serine/threonine-protein kinase, with protein sequence MPKAAINRDAVSGEALFILRNLRENGRLGRSNKLADVKASLEPSVSLEFDNYFFFLRKFHYIAMDREAQLKLTEQGERVAGGELADRFSTEVGEFFADQLSSAEDEPPVAQGTEEPMVVPPPPPELLLDETEVVPTAQTQISPPPSPPPMPPMRASRSAMPALDLTPPPNTSQVPAPAPAPVAAPMALVSPAVPEGRRETSIGLAPAAPASQPIAPPPSSATASMPPPAATAAPVAAAPAAPKSNELDLRYQKFDPIGTGPLGTVFKGRFTALGLDICLKELKDIFGYFSFLQRGEVLKRLKKELCAQAQVRHPGIVQVVDQNVEAARPYFVLELMNGSLKERLEAGGGSGVPVPFALRTFLQMAYGLRAAHAAGLTHHNLKPENVLFDGYGNAKLADFGLGRVVEVDSTKGMPQVFVGTGGMAYMAPELMNRGAKEPGPAADIYGLGILLYEMLTGQIPGRRSPLPSEVNPEAPSGLDQLFDKATQDKREQRYPDVDAMLEDFYKAFPEKEFLTRGDLVLSSDAPQQQQPQS encoded by the coding sequence ATGCCGAAGGCCGCCATCAACCGCGACGCCGTCAGTGGCGAGGCGCTGTTCATCCTCCGAAACCTGAGGGAGAACGGCCGACTAGGACGCTCGAACAAACTGGCCGACGTGAAGGCCTCGCTCGAACCGTCCGTCTCGCTCGAGTTCGACAACTACTTCTTCTTCCTGCGCAAGTTCCACTACATCGCCATGGACCGCGAGGCCCAGCTCAAGCTCACCGAGCAGGGCGAGCGGGTGGCGGGTGGGGAGCTTGCGGACCGCTTCTCCACCGAGGTGGGGGAGTTCTTCGCCGACCAGCTCTCCTCCGCCGAGGACGAGCCGCCCGTGGCGCAGGGGACCGAGGAGCCGATGGTCGTTCCGCCGCCTCCTCCGGAGCTGCTGCTGGACGAGACGGAGGTCGTTCCCACGGCGCAGACCCAAATCTCGCCGCCTCCCTCGCCTCCGCCCATGCCTCCGATGCGGGCCTCGCGCTCGGCGATGCCCGCGCTGGACCTGACGCCGCCTCCGAACACGTCCCAGGTGCCCGCACCGGCTCCAGCGCCCGTCGCCGCTCCCATGGCGCTGGTCAGCCCCGCGGTTCCCGAGGGGCGCCGGGAGACGTCCATTGGACTTGCTCCCGCGGCGCCCGCGTCGCAGCCCATCGCTCCCCCTCCGTCGTCCGCGACTGCCTCCATGCCTCCTCCCGCCGCCACCGCTGCTCCTGTTGCCGCCGCGCCCGCCGCTCCGAAGAGCAATGAGCTGGACCTGCGCTACCAGAAGTTCGACCCCATCGGCACGGGCCCGCTGGGCACGGTGTTCAAGGGCCGCTTCACGGCGCTGGGCCTGGACATCTGCCTCAAGGAGCTCAAGGACATCTTTGGCTACTTCTCCTTCCTCCAGCGCGGTGAGGTGCTCAAGCGGCTGAAGAAGGAGCTGTGCGCGCAGGCCCAGGTGCGCCACCCCGGCATCGTCCAGGTGGTGGACCAGAACGTGGAGGCCGCGCGCCCGTACTTCGTGCTGGAGCTGATGAACGGCAGCCTGAAGGAGCGGCTGGAGGCCGGTGGTGGCAGCGGGGTGCCGGTGCCCTTCGCGCTGCGCACGTTCCTGCAGATGGCCTACGGCCTGCGCGCCGCTCACGCCGCGGGGCTGACGCACCACAACCTCAAGCCGGAGAACGTCCTCTTCGACGGGTACGGCAACGCCAAGCTGGCCGACTTCGGTCTGGGCCGGGTGGTGGAGGTGGATTCGACCAAGGGCATGCCCCAGGTCTTCGTGGGCACCGGCGGCATGGCCTACATGGCTCCGGAGCTGATGAACCGGGGCGCGAAGGAGCCGGGCCCCGCCGCGGACATCTACGGCCTGGGCATCCTGCTCTACGAGATGCTCACCGGGCAGATTCCCGGCCGCCGCTCGCCGCTGCCGTCGGAGGTCAACCCCGAGGCGCCCAGCGGGCTGGACCAGCTCTTCGACAAGGCCACCCAGGACAAGCGCGAGCAGCGCTACCCGGACGTGGATGCCATGCTCGAGGACTTCTACAAGGCGTTCCCGGAGAAGGAGTTCCTCACGCGCGGGGACCTCGTCCTCTCGTCGGATGCGCCGCAGCAACAGCAGCCGCAGTCGTGA